One part of the Magallana gigas chromosome 5, xbMagGiga1.1, whole genome shotgun sequence genome encodes these proteins:
- the LOC105323251 gene encoding thioredoxin domain-containing protein 17, with protein MVKEIHVQGLEAYKKAVDENKGKTIFALFSGSTDADGKSWCPDCVTADPVVMRNLKHAEEDAVFIHCGVGDRAFWKDQSNAFRKEPGLELKSVPTLLKVGQKQRLEEGQCANDDLVQMLFSDE; from the exons ATGGTAAAAGAAATTCACGTACAGGGATTGGAAGCTTACAAAAAAGCTGTGGATGAAAATAAAGGTAAAACTATATTTGCCTTGTTTTCTGGTTCCACCGACGCTGATGGGAAAAGCTGGTGTCCCGATTGTGTTACAG CTGACCCAGTTGTAATGAGAAATTTAAAGCACGCTGAGGAGGACGCGGTGTTTATCCATTGCGGAGTGGGAGATAGAGCTTT ctggAAAGACCAATCAAACGCTTTTAGGAAAGAACCCGGATTAGAATTAAAATCTGTCCCTACATTACTGAAGGTTGGCCAG aAACAAAGACTGGAAGAAGGACAATGCGCCAACGACGATCTTGTTCAGATGCTGTTTTCTGATGAATAA
- the LOC105323250 gene encoding uncharacterized protein, with amino-acid sequence MAESVTEEASKPGFGMRLAISSIARRFPSARNVSTHWLDQRLHGGQGPQGPSSSVKILDCRAEDEYNISHIEGAVRINYESSPEELLKLAEIDLSRKEPMDVVCYCSVGYRSSLVAEKLHDYVKKSKDAASTNLSVYNLEGSLFKWANENRHMVNIRGETTKFAHPYNAVFGKLLNSELRKS; translated from the exons ATGGCAGAGTCAGTGACGGAGGAGGCCAGTAAGCCCGGGTTCGGGATGCGGCTGGCAATCTCATCCATCGCTCGGCGCTTCCCATCGGCCCGCAATGTCAGCACGCACTGGCTGGACCAGCGACTTCACGGGGGACAGGGGCCACAAGGTCCCTCCTCATCCGTCAAAATCTTG GACTGCCGGGCAGAAGATGAGTATAACATCAGCCACATAGAGGGCGCTGTACGGATCAACTATGAATCCTCTCCGGAGGAACTACTTAAACTAGCTGAAATTGACCTATCCAGGAAAG aACCCATGGATGTCGTTTGTTACTGTTCAGTTGGGTATCGGTCATCTTTAGTCGCTGAGAAACTACACGACTACGTCAAAAAGTCAAAAG ATGCAGCAAGTACCAACTTATCTGTATATAACCTGGAGGGAAGCTTGTTTAAATGGGCTAATGAGAACAGACATATGGTCAACATTCGGGGAGAAACAACCAAGTTCGCTCACCCTTACAACGCTGTGTTTGGAAAGCTACTGAATTCTGAATTACGAAAAtcttaa